In the genome of Panthera uncia isolate 11264 chromosome X, Puncia_PCG_1.0, whole genome shotgun sequence, the window GAAGCTCACAACATCCACAGGCAGCCTGCTCTACCATATGGAAGTCTGCTTCCTTCTACTGAACTGAACTATCTCTGTAAGGTGAGTGTAGTTCTTAATTCTGGGTCTTAAACAGAAGTTCCAAGGCTAGCCCCTAGAGACCATGAAAGCCCAGCCTTCTATATTTTCAAAGGTTTCTAGACATCCCTTCTGGACCTTGACTTGGGAAGTAACCTTGTAAGagtcacagacacacacacacacacacaaagagtcaCAGACACAGTCACGTGTTACCAAAATtacacaaagaattttaaaagccacCTAGAAATACTAGTCTAACTGTCCTTGTTTTGGTGCacagagacttgcccaaggtcatacaatgAGTCAACCACTGACAGTCCTGGGGCTAGGACTGGGTACCATGACTTTTAAACCAGattttatgtttgtatatgtgcCGCTACATGTGTGTGTCAGTAtgtatgtgctgtgtgtgtgtatgttgcaAGGACAGGGAGCAAGCAGCTTACTCCAAGGACAGCTTCTCCTCCTCTTCACATAGGTCAGGGAGCCTCTGCAGGCCTAGAGTCATGCGCAGGGCATCCACATGTTCCTTCAGTGGCTTATACTCATCATGCAGCCGCCGTGTAGACTCTAGCAGCTTGTTTAGGTCATTCTCAGATTGTTTGATGGTGTTTTCCATCTGAAACATAGAGTGAGGTAGGTACCAAGAAAAGACACCAACATTCTCCACAAGGGTCTATAGCTGAGTGGATAAAATAGCACAGGCTCCAGAGCCAGGCCAATCTATAGTCATGTCCTTAATTCACCATGTAGTCTATGTGACTctcttcaagcctcagtttttttcatctgtataatggtgataataatagttCCTACCTCATATAATCTTAGGAAAATTCAGTGATTGAGTGCATATAAGCTTTAAGTACAAGGACTACCACAGAGTAAAGGGTCAATTAATGGTAGTTATTATTCAAATATAGCACCTTAAAGCTAGAATGGACCTTAGAGCTCATTTAGTCTGCCCCACCAATATTTTAGAGATCAGATAATTGagactcaggaagaaaaaaaaaaaacttcctcagAGAAATACTTCTCAGGGGCAAAACCTAGACAAAAATTCAGGACTTCTGCTTCCCAGGCTACTGGCTTTTCTCttagatcagtggttttcaaaatgtggtcACCAAATCAGCAGCATTAGCACCACCTGAGAACTCATTAGGAATCCAAATTCTCAGACACCACCCCAGacatataaaatcagaaattctggTGTGGAGTCCAATAATCTATGTTTTAAGAGCCTCTTCCATGTGACTTTGATGTATGTTTAAGTTTGAGATCCACTGGGTTAGATTCTAAGCCCCAGCTAATATTTTCTTAACTGAATTGACTTTGTATCCTTGGTTAGCTGGCAGCAGAAATGCCAACTCCTCATAAGACCCTGGAATCCTGTGATCTTGTGACACAGGAAATACCATTACTACTGTCTAAGTCACATCTATATTTCCTTTAAGGTCTTTGGCTTGGCAATATCAGGAAATAAGTATTGTCATAAAAATGAGTTTCCCAAGAATAGAAACTTAACTCCttcaaatgtaattaaaaaatactttttattgtcATAAGCTCTAAGGATTAGAAAGGACATTATAAGTCAGCACCTCCAATTTTCCTCCTGGTGCAGGAATATCAATACTGCAGCTCAGACAGGTGATCATTCAGACCATATTTGAATAACTCCAAAAAGTGGGAAACTTATCACCTTAGCTGACAGTTTATTCTCCATGTTCCAAGTATCTCCAAAAGAGAGACTCTAATGAGGGAGCCTCACTTTAGTAGGCTGGCAGATATTATTTGTTTAGCCTACTTGGAAGCCTTGGAGCCCTTTGAGCTAGACCCAAGAGGCAGTTGTCTGCTCTGCTTTACCCTAAGGCTAACTCTCAACTCCCAGAATGAGAGCACATCAGTGCTGAAAGAGACGTTAGAGGTGACTGACTCCCTGTCAtagtaaagagaaggaaaatagggCCTAGCAGAAAAAGGGACTTGTCCAGTGATATACAATCAGTGACAGAGCCAAGACTAGATCTCAGAACTCCTGGATTCTTCCATTCCACTACAGCCTGATGCCTACTCTCCCAAGTTGGTTGGCCAAAGCCACATCACAAGAGGCCATGGTACTCACTACTGTCTATTTCTCAGAGGGCCTAGAGGTAGGCTTCTGGCCATCAGCTACATACCACATTGATATCAGCATGGATCAGTCGGAGTTCCTCCACATGGGCCATCTTCTCCTGTAGCAACAGGTCCATCTCTTGCTTGTATTCCTTCAGGTGCCTCTCCTCTGATTCAAGGGCCTCAAACTCAGCCTTCAAACGTGCCTTGATCTTCTCCATCTGCAGGGTCTTGTTCCTGCAATTAccaaaaagcaagaaacagaccagtaggagaagggagaaaaatgggAATAGAGTGCAGTTAGGCCCTGAACCAGGGTTATTTTTCTAAGCCACCTTTCTAAGCTTTTCTTTCTCCAGGCATAGCCAACCTAAAGCCAGCCACAAAAAGTTAGGAGATTCTCTATTCTAAGATAGAAGTTCCGTGGGTCTCAAAGGGGATAGTTTTATTCTACTGTGGGACATTTGTAAATGTGGAAGACTTTTTGTTATTAGACTGATCCAAGAGAGAACACTACTGGCATGTAGTGAACATGGGCCAAAGATGCTAAACAGCCTCTCAAAGCACAGTAAAGTCCCATACCACAAATAATTCCCACTCAAAATGCCAACAATGACCTTTTGAGACATTCTTAAAGGAGCACTGTCCATTAACTTTTgtacaatgatggaaatgttctgtctcTATGCTTTCCAATACACTAGCCACCAGGCATGTGTAGCTACTGGGTACTTGAAATGTTGGTAGTGCAACTGATgaactgaattttgaattttatttaattttgattaatttatctttaatttaaaCCACACATGTGGCTAATTGGAAAGCACAGCTCTACAGGGTCAACTACTcagttccagaagaggaagaggactAGAAGAActatagttcatttcttttcctaaaaaatataaaacctgtTATTGGTTGTTAAATCCCAATTGTATACTCTCTGGTTAAGTAATCCCACCCTTGtgaatttattctaaggaaataattaaagaaaacaaaaggttaaTACACAAGACTGTTCATTATGGACTATGGGCAAAATTGTAATATTTAGAAGCCATTAAAATGAATCATTATGAAGACTTGTGACATGAAAAGTACTGAAGATATGATACTCAATAAAATGCATATGCACTCAGattgcatttttcaaaatatacatgcACAAAATGGAAGGAGGCCCCTCTGCAGCACACTTTTGTCCTTCCCCTGGCTCTCTACTCTCTGGTTCTGAGGTACTTCCTAGCTGTTATCCAtcactagctgggcttgaaaaaagcacagaagacacgAAGGAGTCCCTTATCTCAGGGACATAAGAGCTTAAAATCATTCAGGccaaagtgaaaaatacaatagCTGAAATGCAAAATGGACTGATGCAATGAACACAAAGATGGAAGAAGTAGaggaaaaataagtgaaagagaagatagaataatggaaaataatgaagctgatcaaaagagggaaagaaaactctTGGATCATGAAAGTATACTTGGGAAATCAGTGACTCCATGAAATATAATAGCATTTGtgtcataggagtcccagaagaagaagagagggaaaagagagcagaaggtttatttggggaaattatagctgaaaaattTTCTAATCTGAGGGAGGAAACAGACTACCAAAACCAGGAAGCTCAAAGAACTCCCACCAAAATCAAGAAAAGCAGGGAAACACCAGGgatattgtagttaaatttgccaaatatacaaataaagaaaaaaatcctaaatcatcgagaaaaaaaaaatcctaacttacaagggaagacaaatacgGTTAGCATCatcagatctctccacagaaatgGCAGGGCAGAATGAAGTGGAATGATATACTCAATATGCTGAGTAGAaaaaatctacagccaagaatacCCTATCTAGCAAgcttatcattcagaatagaaagagaggtaaagagtttcccaaacaaaacctgaaggacTTTGACCATTAAAACAACCCTGCAAggaatattaaaggggactctttgggaaaaagactagaaaggaaatgagaaaatctcTGGAAATAAAGACAACAAGCATTAagatggcactaaattcataacTATCAACATTTACTCAGAATATAAATGTACTAAATAGTCCATTCAAAAGAATgggtgttggggtgcctgggtgcctcagttcattgagtgtccaactttggctaaggacatgatcacatggttcgtaagttcgagccccacattgggctcactgctatcagctcagagcatgctttggatcctctgtccccccccctctctctgtccttccaatgctcgctctctctctctctctcaaaaataaacatgaataaacaagaataggtgatgggtattgaggacacttgttgggatgagcactgggtgttgtatgtaaatgttgattcatgggaatctacccccaaaatcaagaggacaccatatacactgtatgttagctaatttgacaataaattatatatatatatatatatatatatatatatatatacacatataaagaaTGGgtgtcaaaatgaataaaaaaagagaaagatctatctacatgctgcctactgGAGATtcattttaaacctaaaaatgtctgcagattgaaagtggggggatggagaaatatttatcatgctaatggacatcaaaagaaagctgaatacCCATACTTATATTAGATAAACTACCTTTTAAACAAAAGACtgtaagagatgaagaaggacactatatcataatgaaggggtctaacaagaaaatctaaaaattgtaaacagATATGTCCCCAACTTggaggaacccaaatatataaaataattaataacaaacataatggAACCCAATGATAATAATACAATTGTAGTAGGGCATTTTGagatcccacttacatcaatggacagatcatataagcagaaaatcagcaaggaaactaTGAATGACACATTGAACCAGATGGAATTAGCAGCAGAATACTTTCTTGTGAAGTGCACATGGGGGCACTTCTCAgtatagatcacatactaggtcacaaatcaggcctcaacaagtacaaaaagatcgagatcataccattacatattttcagaccacaacactatgaaacttaacccccccacacacacacatgtggaaagaaaacaaataaatgtcaattaaatgggtcaaccagaaaattaaagaagaaataaaaaaaatacatggaaacaaatgataatgaaaacatgaCGATCCAcatctttggaatgcagcaaaagcaatcataagaggaaagtatatagcaatacaggcctatttcaataagtaaagaaaaatgtcaattaCACAACCTGAACTTACACCAAAAGGagctaaaaaagaacaacaaatgaaacctgaagccagcagaagggaaataataaagattagatagaaattaataatatagaaacaagaaaaaacataACACAACaataaaatcaggagttggttctttaaaaaaaataataaaattgataaacccccagTCAGacctatcaaaaagaaaagagaaaggacccaaataaataaaatcatgaatcagAGAGGAGAGTTgacaataccacagaaatacaaacaattataaaagaacacTATGCAAAAAACgtgtgccaacaaactggacaatgtggaagaaatggataaaatacttgaaacatataaagtaccaacactgaaacaggaagaaatataaaacttgaaCAGTCCTATAACCAGCAAGAAaattgaatgagtaatcaaaaaactcccaacaaacaaaattccagggccagatggcgTCACAGGAGAATTCTCCAAcacatttgaagaagagttactacttattcttctcaaactgttccaaaaataaaaatggaatgaaatcttgcaaacttattctatgaaggcagcaatgccttgattccaaaagaaaatactCCATTAAAATGGAGAATTATATGCTAATATCCTTCATGAAGGtgaatgtaaaaattctcaacaagataataGGAAGTCAAACAAAACACCACAAtcaagaattattcaccacaataaagtaggatttattcctgggttgcaatggtggttcagtatttgcaaatcaaggaatctgatacaccacattaataaaataaaggataagaaccatatgattcttggggaacccgggtggctcagtccattgagtgtctgaatcttgatttcagctcaggtcgtgatctcagggtcatgggatcaagcaccatgttgggctccacactaagcatggagcctacttgggattctttctctctctctctctgtctctctctctgtctctctctctgtctctctccctcccctgcccctgtctcctgcttgtgtgctctttctttccctttatctctaaaataaaagaaattttttaaataaccatacgattttctcaatagatgcagaaaatgcatttgacaaagtccagtatccatttttttttaataaaagccctcaacaaagtagggatagagggaacataaatgaacatcataaaggccatatatgaaatatccacaggtgatatcatcctcaatgggtaaaAACTGTGAACTtctcctctacagtcaggaataagacagggatgcccaTTCTTACCATTGTGATTTAACTTagcactgaaagtcctagcctcagcattAGACAACAGAAAGACATGAAAGGCATTCatattggcaaggaagaagtcaaactttcaatATTTGCAGGTAACATGATAATATATGTAGAAAAGCTGAAAGAACACTTTTCCACCAGAAAAgtgttagaactgatacacgaattcagtaaagttgcaggatgcaaaataaacaaacaaaaatctattgaatttctatacatcaataatgaaacagtagaaaaagaaatcaaggaactgattccatttacaattgcaccaaaatccataaaatacctaggagtaaacataaccaaagaggtaaaagatctttACTCCGAATCtttagaacacttatgaaagaaattgaaaagagcacaaatatttggaaaaatattcatgttcatgaattagaggaagaaacactgttaaaatgtctatactacccgaagcaatctacacatttaatgcaatccctaccaaaataccaccagcatttttcacagagctagaacaaacaaccctaaatttgtatgtaaccacgAAAGACCTCAAAGAGCAAACGTGAtcctgaaaaggaaggaaaacaaagctgtAGACATCATAATTAAGGACCtgaagctatattacaaagttgtagtcatcaagacaatacggtactggtacaaaaaaagacacatagatcaacgaacagaatagaaaacccagaaatggacacacaaccaaatggtcaactaatctttgaaaaagcaggaaagaacatccaatggggagaaaaacagtttcttcaataaattttgggaaaactggacagccacatgcagaagaatgaaactggaccactttcttataccaaacataaaaataaattcaaaatagatgaaagacctaaatgtgagacaggaaacaatcaaaatcctagaggaaaacatagacagcaacctctttgattttggctgcagcaacttcttactagacacatctccaaaggcaaggggaacaaaagtaaaaatgaactattgggacttcatcaagataaaaagcttctgctcagggaaggaaacaatcaatgaaactaaaagatgacttatggaatggaagaaaatatgtgcaaatgacatgtctgataaagagttagtatccaaaagcataaaaaaatcttatcaaagtccatacccaaaaaaacaagtaatccagttaagaaatggcaGAACACAGGGTGCCTAGGAGTGTTAGTTGgataagcatgtgacttttgatttcggctgaagtcatgatctcaaggttcatgggatcaagcttcgtgccaggctctgtgcagtcattacagagtctgcttgagatacTTTcactctacttctctctctgcccctctcccttcaaaataagtaaacaaataaaagtttttaaaaaagaaatgggcagaagacatagacatttttcccaagaagacatacaaacagcttacagacaaatgaaaagatgctcgatatcactcatcatcagggaaatacaaatcaaaaccacgatgagatatcacttcacacctttcagaatgataaaattaacaacacaggaagcaacagatattggtgaggataaGGAGAATGGGGAACACTCTTATACTCTTGGTCTGAATGCAAagtggtgaagccactctggaaaacaatacgaaggttccttaaaaagttaaaaatagaactaccctatgacccagaaattattATATtgacccaaaggataaaaaaacacagattttaagggacacatgcacacccaatgtttatagcagaattatcaacaatacccaacctatggaaagagcccaaatgtccattgagtgatgaatggataaagagtggtgtgtatgtacacacacacacacacacacacacacactagaatattactcagccataaaaagaaatgaaattttgccattagCAAAGACATGGATGAAGCTCTAGCTTTATTATGctaattatgtatttatgtaattatgtaatAATCAGCGTATTATGCTATGCAAAATaagccagccagagaaagacaaataccatattatttccctcacatgcagaatttaagaaacaaaacagatgaacatgggggaaggggaaaaaaggaagggaaggaaattataagagacttttaaatatagagaacaaactgcgggCTTATGGAGAGAAGTGGGTGGAAGAtaggctaagtgggtgatgggcattaaggagggcacttattttAATGAGTACTGGCTGATATGTTGGCTGTGAACCACTaaatctacacctgaaaccaattttaccatatattttaactaactaggattttttttaaattgaaataaaaataataaaacataaaaaaaattgcacagtgaagaaaacaatcaaaaaactaaaa includes:
- the ZC4H2 gene encoding zinc finger C4H2 domain-containing protein isoform X1, encoding MADEQEIMCKLESIKEIRNKTLQMEKIKARLKAEFEALESEERHLKEYKQEMDLLLQEKMAHVEELRLIHADINVMENTIKQSENDLNKLLESTRRLHDEYKPLKEHVDALRMTLGLQRLPDLCEEEEKLSLDYFEKQKAEWQTEPQEPPIPESLAAAAAAAQQLQVARKQDTRQTATFRQQPPPMKACLSCHQQIHRNAPICPLCKAKSRSRNPKKPKRKQDE
- the ZC4H2 gene encoding zinc finger C4H2 domain-containing protein isoform X2; protein product: MADEQEIMCKLESIKEIRNKTLQMEKIKARLKAEFEALESEERHLKEYKQEMDLLLQEKMAHVEELRLIHADINVMENTIKQSENDLNKLLESTRRLHDEYKPLKEHVDALRMTLGLQRLPDLCEEEEKLSLEPACHVISKFIGMHLYVLCAKPRVGPGTPKSQNGSRMNEEMENT